From Catharus ustulatus isolate bCatUst1 chromosome 6, bCatUst1.pri.v2, whole genome shotgun sequence, a single genomic window includes:
- the C6H15orf62 gene encoding uncharacterized protein C15orf62 homolog, mitochondrial isoform X2 — translation MDTWRRGSIKSTTFFRRFSLRRHKKLGNQVIILNQNSHTLDTDGQKRECLRDKSEYLSCQSEQNLAKAQAPPKPPRLYLDSSSCPNIIDHTDSHSDLSFSDSAPYHKATPTHKDQATEHGTSEAGLPNSTTLPDLADPFLSFKVDLGLSLLEDVLQTLRKQNPRDYAI, via the coding sequence ATGGATACTTGGCGCAGGGGCTCCATCAAGTCCACCACCTTCTTCCGACGTTTCTCCCTCAGGAGGCACAAAAAGCTGGGCAACCAAGTCATCATCCTGAACCAGAACAGCCACACTCTGGACACGGACGGCCAGAAGAGGGAATGCTTGAGGGACAAGTCTGAGTACCTGTCCTGTCAGAGCGAGCAGAACCTGGCCAAGGCACAAGCCCCTCCCAAGCCTCCCCGGCTGTACCTGGACAGTTCCAGCTGTCCCAACATCATCGATCACACGGATTCCCACTCTGACCTCTCCTTTTCTGACTCTGCTCCGTACCACAAAGCCACTCCAACACACAAGGACCAGGCTACAGAGCACGGAACCTCGGAGGCAGGTCTCCCAAACAGCACCACTCTTCCCGACCTGGCTGACCCCTTCCTGTCCTTCAAAGTGGATTTGGGGCTATCTCTCCTCGAGGATGTGCTGCAGACCCTCAGGAAACAGAACCCGAGGGATTACGCCATTTGA